The Leptospira sp. WS60.C2 genome includes the window GAAGTCGGAACAGTTCTCGAAGTCGGGGACGGGATTGCGAGAGTTTACGGACTCACAAACGTAATGTCAGGAGAGCTCGTTGAATTCCAAAACGGAGTTCGAGGCCAAGCCTTCAACTTAGAAGAAAATTCAGTTGGGGTTGTTATCTTTGGTGATTATATTAAAATCGAAGAAGGTTTCACCGTTAAACGTGTGGGAAAAATCTTCGAAGTTCCAGTGGGACCAGAACTTCTCGGTCGTGTGCTAAACCCACTCGGGGAAGTGATCGACGGAAAAGGACCTCTTAACGCGAAAAAAACAAGACCAGTTGAGTCTCCAGCTCCTGGAATCGCGATGAGAAAGTCAGTTCATGAACCAATGCAAACAGGGATCAAAGCAATTGACGCGATGATTCCAATTGGACGTGGACAAAGAGAGCTCATCATTGGTGACCGTGGAACAGGAAAAACTTCCATCGCGATCGACACCATCATCAACCAAAAAGGAAAAGGTGTGATCTGCGTTTACGTAGCGATTGGACAAAAAGCATCGACTGTTGCTTCCACCATCGAAATGTTACGCGAAAAAGGTGCTCTTGAGTATACAATCATCGTATCTGCAAACGCATCTGAGCCTGCTCCTATGTTATACATTGCACCTTACTCTGGTGCGACCATGGCTGAATACTTTATGTATGAAGAAGGGAAAGCAACTCTCGTTGTTTACGATGACCTTTCGAAACAAGCTGTAGCATATCGACAAATGTCACTTTTACTTCGCCGTCCACCAGGTCGTGAAGCATACCCAGGTGACGTATTCTACCTTCACTCTCGCCTCTTGGAAAGAGCAGCGAAACTAGATGATAAATTTGGTGGTGGGTCTATGACGGCACTTCCGATCATCGAAACACAAGAAGGGGAAGTATCAGCATACATTCCTACGAACGTAATTTCCATCACAGATGGTCAGATTTACCTCCAATCCAACCTCTTTGCATCGGGTCTTCGCCCTGCGGTGGATGTGGGAATTTCTGTATCGCGGGTTGGATCTGCAGCGCAAATCAAAGCGATGAAAAAAGTAGCGGGAACACTCAAGTCTGACCTTGCTCAGTTCCGTGACTTAGAAGCGTTTGCACAGTTAGGAACAGAACTAGACCCAGTGACACAAGCGCAGCTTGATCGTGGTTACCGAGTTCTTGAAATTCTCAAACAACCAAACAACTCACCAACTCCGGTAGAAGAACAAGTGATTTCGATCTTCGCTGTAACAAAAGGATTTATGGATACAATTCCTACTGCAAAAGTAAGAGAATTCGAAACCTTCCTTTTGAAAACAATGAGAGAGCAACACGCAGAAATTTTGGAAGAAATCAGAACTGCTAAAGAAATTAAACAAGAAGCTGCTCTGCAAAAAACAATCAAATCGATTGTTGAACATTTTCTAGCAAAGAATAACTAAGGGGAAAGATCTTGGCGACACCGCGTGAGATAAAAAAGAGGATTAACTCGGTTAAAAATACGAGAAAAATCACTCGAACCATGGAGATGGTCTCCACGGCTAAGGCAAAAAAAGCCACTAACAAAGTAAATGCGGCAAAACCATATGCCGATTTGACACGTGAGTTAGTTTCTTCTTTGTCTAGCCTTGCTTCGATCATCCATAGCCCTTACTTAAGGAAGCCGGACAAAATCCGTAAAGTTGCTATCCTTGCTATAGCCGCTAACCGAGGGTTATGCGGTGGTTTTAACTCCAACTTACTTCGTATGGTGAAACATCGTATTGAAGAATTGAAGTCAAAAGGTGTGGAAGTTGAAGTCCATGCAGCAGGAAAAAAGGCGATCTCTTTCTTTAAATTTGCAAAAGTTGATTTGGTAACTTCATACACCAACATCGATGACAAAGCGGGAAGTAAAGAAGCAAATGAATTAGCTTCTTATTTTATGGAACGTTTTGCCAACGAATCGGTGGATTCTGTTGAAATCATCTCCACTCATTATTATTCAGCAGCAAATCAAAAACCTGAGATTACGTCTGTGCTTCCGCTTCAAATGGAAGAGACAGGAGCAAACGGTGCATCCGGTCCAGAAGTATTATACGAACCAGATCCAAAAACCATCTTAGAAAACT containing:
- the atpA gene encoding F0F1 ATP synthase subunit alpha: MKIKTDEVTSVLKQEIKNFKKDLQVEEVGTVLEVGDGIARVYGLTNVMSGELVEFQNGVRGQAFNLEENSVGVVIFGDYIKIEEGFTVKRVGKIFEVPVGPELLGRVLNPLGEVIDGKGPLNAKKTRPVESPAPGIAMRKSVHEPMQTGIKAIDAMIPIGRGQRELIIGDRGTGKTSIAIDTIINQKGKGVICVYVAIGQKASTVASTIEMLREKGALEYTIIVSANASEPAPMLYIAPYSGATMAEYFMYEEGKATLVVYDDLSKQAVAYRQMSLLLRRPPGREAYPGDVFYLHSRLLERAAKLDDKFGGGSMTALPIIETQEGEVSAYIPTNVISITDGQIYLQSNLFASGLRPAVDVGISVSRVGSAAQIKAMKKVAGTLKSDLAQFRDLEAFAQLGTELDPVTQAQLDRGYRVLEILKQPNNSPTPVEEQVISIFAVTKGFMDTIPTAKVREFETFLLKTMREQHAEILEEIRTAKEIKQEAALQKTIKSIVEHFLAKNN
- the atpG gene encoding ATP synthase F1 subunit gamma — encoded protein: MATPREIKKRINSVKNTRKITRTMEMVSTAKAKKATNKVNAAKPYADLTRELVSSLSSLASIIHSPYLRKPDKIRKVAILAIAANRGLCGGFNSNLLRMVKHRIEELKSKGVEVEVHAAGKKAISFFKFAKVDLVTSYTNIDDKAGSKEANELASYFMERFANESVDSVEIISTHYYSAANQKPEITSVLPLQMEETGANGASGPEVLYEPDPKTILENLLPMVIKTTFVKIILESVASEHIARRVAMKAATDAAGEMIKLLTRGYNRVRQAKITQEISEIVGGAEAIS